One Bradyrhizobium sp. CCGB12 genomic window carries:
- a CDS encoding helix-turn-helix domain-containing protein → MKVVARQGVTDELRTGNKQVGPAAAANYAGHLQTIARPVAAMTATYPNESTSTRHAHRRDQFILQVAGVTAMLTERGHFVVPPGHGLWIPAGVVHQSRAWGEVEAQTIYVTPDRERESSNKCRLIRASPLVEALMDEAVRMPEIYEQSGRDGKLVEFLLTEIARMPEVTLHVQVPPDPRLAAICKAVLGDPSSDLTLDDWADKCSLSRRTLTRLFRRETGQSFSVWRQRVRLLEALARLGAGEPVTCVALDVGYDSPSAFAAMFKRELGAAPRHYLRWTDQEVVLR, encoded by the coding sequence GTGAAAGTCGTAGCGCGGCAAGGTGTCACTGACGAATTGCGCACCGGCAACAAACAGGTGGGCCCGGCGGCGGCTGCAAACTATGCCGGACATCTTCAGACGATCGCGCGGCCCGTCGCCGCGATGACCGCAACCTATCCGAACGAGAGCACCAGCACGCGGCACGCGCATCGGCGCGACCAGTTCATCCTTCAGGTCGCGGGGGTGACGGCGATGCTGACCGAGCGCGGTCATTTCGTCGTTCCACCCGGCCATGGCTTGTGGATTCCGGCCGGCGTGGTGCACCAGTCGCGCGCCTGGGGCGAGGTGGAGGCGCAGACGATCTACGTCACGCCCGATCGCGAACGGGAATCGTCGAACAAGTGCCGCCTGATCCGTGCCTCCCCGCTGGTAGAGGCGTTGATGGACGAGGCAGTGCGTATGCCCGAGATCTACGAGCAGAGCGGACGCGACGGCAAGCTCGTCGAATTCCTGCTGACCGAGATCGCGCGCATGCCGGAGGTCACACTGCATGTGCAGGTGCCGCCGGACCCGCGTCTTGCCGCGATCTGCAAGGCCGTGCTCGGCGACCCCTCCTCGGATCTCACGCTCGACGATTGGGCCGACAAATGCAGCCTCAGCCGGCGGACACTGACGCGGCTGTTCCGCCGCGAGACCGGCCAGAGCTTTTCAGTGTGGCGGCAGCGCGTCCGGCTTCTGGAAGCCCTGGCCCGCCTTGGAGCAGGCGAACCCGTGACTTGCGTCGCGCTGGACGTGGGTTACGACAGCCCGAGCGCTTTTGCCGCCATGTTCAAACGCGAGCTCGGGGCGGCGCCGCGGCACTATCTTCGATGGACCGACCAGGAAGTCGTGCTGCGCTAG
- a CDS encoding ABC transporter permease — translation MDAVRAFLRHPSGMVGLVVLLVVVVIALIAPIVFPVSPWEMVSAPFTPPGEDGLLLGGDTLGRDVAAGVAYGARVSLVIGIASAIAAMVIGVTIGAISGYFGGKVDLVLMRMTELFQTIPAFVLAILLVATFNPSLLTIILTIGAVSWPPLARLTRAEFLRLRNREFVEAALCQGEGTLRIVLGHILPNAISPILVVTSLTVATAILLESALSFMGLGDPNLMSWGFMIGAGRTVIRNAWWMSVFPGLAILITVLAINLFGEGLSDVLNPRVSRRRS, via the coding sequence ATGGATGCGGTTCGCGCCTTCCTGCGTCATCCCAGCGGCATGGTCGGCCTCGTCGTGCTGCTGGTCGTGGTCGTTATCGCGCTCATCGCGCCTATCGTCTTTCCGGTCTCGCCTTGGGAAATGGTCAGCGCGCCGTTCACACCGCCCGGTGAGGACGGCTTGCTGCTCGGCGGCGACACGCTCGGCCGCGACGTTGCGGCGGGCGTTGCCTATGGCGCCCGCGTGTCGCTCGTGATCGGGATCGCTTCGGCGATCGCCGCCATGGTGATCGGCGTCACGATCGGCGCGATATCAGGTTATTTCGGCGGCAAGGTCGATCTGGTGCTGATGCGGATGACGGAGCTGTTCCAGACCATTCCCGCTTTCGTGCTCGCGATCCTGCTGGTCGCGACCTTCAACCCGTCGCTGCTCACGATCATCCTGACCATCGGCGCGGTGAGCTGGCCGCCGCTGGCGCGCCTGACCCGCGCCGAGTTCCTGCGCCTGCGTAACCGAGAGTTCGTCGAGGCCGCGCTATGCCAGGGCGAGGGCACCTTGCGCATCGTCCTCGGCCATATCCTCCCCAACGCCATTTCGCCGATCCTCGTTGTGACTTCACTGACCGTCGCCACTGCAATCCTGTTGGAAAGTGCGCTGTCCTTCATGGGCCTCGGCGATCCCAATCTGATGTCCTGGGGATTCATGATCGGAGCGGGGCGCACCGTCATCCGCAATGCCTGGTGGATGAGCGTGTTTCCGGGGCTCGCCATCCTCATCACGGTGCTCGCCATCAACCTGTTCGGCGAAGGCCTTTCCGACGTGCTCAATCCGCGTGTGTCGAGGCGCCGGTCATGA
- a CDS encoding formylglycine-generating enzyme family protein, which translates to MLRADPGHCEWLPDDLKTGDMVFIPGGTFHMGSDHHYPEEAPSHRVSVDGFWIDRTPVTNRQFKQFVNATGHVTEAQIVPDPKNYPGALKEMLYAGSLVFSPLPRIKDLQDWSQWWSFMRDANWRHPYGPGSNIKGLDDHPVVHVSYSDAAAYARWAGKDLPTEAEWEFAARGGLDDSEFAWGDALMPGGRHMANIWQGSFPVQNLGEDGFERTSPVMAFPPNGYGLSDMIGNVWEWTSDWWSAKHHADAAKPCCIPRNPRGGREEASFDPCQPSVRIPRKVLKGGSHLCAPNYCRRYRPAARHAEPIDTSTSHVGFRCVMRIPADTSSPIPSAK; encoded by the coding sequence ATGCTGCGGGCGGACCCGGGTCATTGCGAGTGGTTGCCGGATGATTTGAAGACCGGCGATATGGTCTTCATTCCCGGCGGGACCTTCCACATGGGATCCGATCACCATTACCCCGAGGAGGCGCCGAGCCATCGCGTCTCCGTCGACGGCTTCTGGATCGATCGCACGCCGGTCACCAACAGGCAGTTCAAGCAATTCGTCAACGCCACCGGCCACGTCACCGAAGCGCAGATCGTTCCGGATCCCAAAAATTATCCGGGCGCGCTGAAGGAGATGCTCTACGCGGGATCGCTGGTGTTCTCGCCGCTGCCGCGCATCAAAGATCTCCAAGACTGGAGCCAGTGGTGGTCGTTCATGCGGGACGCCAACTGGCGCCATCCCTATGGTCCCGGCAGCAACATCAAGGGCCTCGACGATCACCCCGTCGTCCACGTCTCCTATAGCGACGCGGCCGCCTATGCGCGCTGGGCCGGCAAGGATCTGCCGACGGAGGCGGAGTGGGAGTTCGCCGCGCGTGGCGGCCTTGACGATTCCGAGTTCGCCTGGGGCGATGCGCTGATGCCGGGCGGCAGGCACATGGCCAACATCTGGCAGGGCAGCTTCCCAGTCCAGAATCTCGGCGAGGATGGGTTCGAGCGTACCTCGCCGGTCATGGCTTTCCCGCCGAACGGCTACGGCCTCTCCGACATGATCGGCAATGTCTGGGAGTGGACGTCCGACTGGTGGTCGGCGAAGCACCATGCGGACGCTGCAAAGCCCTGTTGCATTCCACGCAACCCACGCGGCGGTCGAGAGGAGGCGAGCTTTGATCCATGTCAACCAAGCGTCCGCATCCCCCGGAAAGTATTGAAGGGCGGCTCGCATCTTTGCGCACCCAATTACTGCCGACGCTACCGTCCCGCGGCGAGGCACGCCGAGCCGATCGACACCTCGACCAGTCACGTCGGGTTCCGCTGCGTGATGCGGATACCTGCTGACACGAGCTCACCGATACCTTCTGCAAAGTAG
- a CDS encoding pyridoxamine 5'-phosphate oxidase family protein has product MDSRGAGGKPPVKTQEDLRAHFGQLNLLAEKKVLNHLDKFCRDFIALSPFLVLASSDGNGHADASPRGDAPGFVAVLNDKTLLIPDRRGNNRVDTFGNILTSPGIGLIFLVPGINETLRVNGRAEISQDAELLTPLAVQNVVPIIGLKIHVEETYFHCGKALMRSKLWNPAAQVERNSFPTLGRIIAEQTAAIAVPEAEKVMEEGYRTRLY; this is encoded by the coding sequence ATGGACAGCCGGGGTGCAGGCGGCAAGCCGCCGGTGAAGACGCAAGAAGATCTGCGTGCCCATTTCGGGCAGCTCAACCTGCTTGCCGAGAAGAAGGTTCTCAATCATCTCGACAAGTTCTGCCGCGACTTCATCGCGCTGTCCCCGTTCCTCGTCCTCGCCAGCAGCGACGGTAACGGCCATGCCGATGCCAGCCCGCGCGGCGACGCGCCGGGCTTCGTCGCCGTGCTCAACGACAAGACGCTGCTGATCCCTGATCGGCGCGGCAACAACCGCGTCGATACCTTTGGCAACATCCTCACATCACCAGGGATCGGCTTGATCTTCCTGGTGCCGGGGATCAACGAGACCCTGCGCGTCAATGGCCGCGCCGAGATCTCGCAGGATGCGGAACTCCTGACACCTCTGGCGGTGCAGAATGTCGTCCCGATCATCGGGCTCAAGATCCACGTCGAGGAGACCTATTTCCACTGCGGCAAGGCGCTGATGCGCTCGAAGCTGTGGAATCCAGCCGCGCAGGTCGAGCGCAACAGCTTCCCGACGCTCGGCCGCATCATCGCCGAGCAGACCGCAGCCATTGCGGTCCCAGAGGCCGAGAAGGTGATGGAAGAAGGGTACCGTACGAGGCTCTACTGA
- a CDS encoding ABC transporter substrate-binding protein: protein MNRREFTRAMLAAGAAIPFGITRAAGQTRGGTLNTIIQPEPPLLVTAFNQQQPTLTLGGKIYESLLKYGADLKPMPGMAQSWEVSPDGLTYTFKLFPNITFHDGKPMTSEDVVFSCMKVLMETHPRARQNFARVASAEAPDPLTVVFKLKQPFAPFLGCFDCTSAPIVPKHVYEGTDYRKNPLNDKAIGTGPFKLKEWVRGSHVHLVRHDGYYLKEQPHLDEIIYRIIPDSASRALALENGTVQLVQWTDIEFFDVQRFKAQKNLEVTTMGYEYFAPHQWLEMNNRIAPMNDKRFRQAVMHLIDRDALAKRVYFGNAKVATGPISSKTKFYDGKVKRYDYSIDKAKALLDEMGLKPDANGKRAEIKYVVPPYGESYQRAGEFFRQSFARVGIDLVLVGTDMAGWAEKVGNWDYEMTQNLLYQLGDPALGVSRTYVSSNIKKGILFSNTQGYSNPEVDKLFDEAAVTLDEAKRQELYSKVQQILVEEVPVAWTLELEYPIIYDKAFKNIVSTGIGSHETFGTVYKS from the coding sequence ATGAACAGACGCGAATTCACCCGGGCCATGCTGGCCGCCGGCGCCGCAATTCCCTTCGGCATCACGCGCGCAGCCGGCCAGACCCGCGGTGGAACGCTCAACACCATCATCCAGCCCGAACCACCGCTGCTGGTCACCGCCTTCAACCAGCAGCAGCCGACGCTGACGCTCGGCGGCAAGATCTATGAAAGCCTTCTCAAATACGGCGCCGACTTGAAGCCGATGCCCGGCATGGCGCAGTCCTGGGAGGTCTCGCCCGACGGACTGACATATACGTTCAAGTTGTTTCCCAACATCACCTTCCATGACGGCAAGCCGATGACGTCCGAGGACGTCGTGTTCAGCTGCATGAAGGTGCTGATGGAGACGCATCCGCGTGCACGACAGAATTTTGCGCGCGTCGCCTCCGCCGAGGCGCCTGATCCGCTCACCGTCGTGTTCAAGCTGAAGCAGCCCTTTGCGCCGTTCCTCGGCTGCTTCGACTGCACCTCGGCGCCGATCGTGCCCAAGCACGTCTATGAAGGCACCGACTACCGCAAGAACCCGCTGAACGACAAGGCCATCGGCACCGGCCCGTTCAAGCTGAAGGAATGGGTACGCGGCTCGCATGTCCATTTGGTGCGCCACGATGGCTACTATCTGAAGGAACAGCCCCATCTCGACGAGATCATCTACCGCATCATTCCGGATTCCGCCTCGCGCGCGCTGGCGCTGGAGAACGGCACGGTGCAGCTCGTGCAATGGACCGATATCGAGTTCTTCGATGTGCAGCGCTTCAAGGCGCAGAAGAATCTCGAGGTCACCACTATGGGCTATGAATATTTCGCGCCGCATCAGTGGCTGGAGATGAACAATCGCATCGCGCCGATGAACGACAAGCGCTTCCGCCAGGCGGTGATGCACCTGATCGACCGCGATGCGCTCGCCAAGCGCGTCTATTTCGGCAACGCCAAGGTCGCGACCGGTCCGATCTCGTCCAAGACGAAGTTCTATGACGGCAAGGTCAAGCGTTACGACTATTCGATCGACAAGGCCAAGGCTCTGCTCGACGAGATGGGGCTGAAGCCCGACGCCAACGGCAAGCGCGCCGAGATCAAATATGTCGTGCCGCCTTACGGCGAATCCTACCAGCGCGCCGGCGAATTCTTCCGCCAGAGCTTTGCCCGCGTCGGTATCGATCTCGTCCTGGTCGGCACCGACATGGCGGGCTGGGCCGAGAAGGTCGGCAATTGGGACTACGAGATGACCCAGAACCTGCTCTACCAGCTCGGCGATCCCGCGCTCGGCGTCTCCCGCACCTATGTGTCGTCGAACATCAAGAAGGGTATCCTGTTCTCGAACACCCAGGGCTATTCCAACCCTGAAGTCGACAAGTTGTTCGACGAGGCCGCCGTCACGCTCGACGAGGCCAAGCGACAGGAGCTCTATTCCAAGGTGCAGCAGATTCTGGTCGAGGAGGTGCCGGTCGCCTGGACGCTGGAGCTCGAATATCCCATCATCTACGACAAGGCGTTCAAGAACATCGTGTCGACCGGCATCGGTTCGCATGAGACCTTTGGGACGGTCTACAAATCGTGA
- a CDS encoding ABC transporter ATP-binding protein, with amino-acid sequence MTEAVQAKSPVLSVEGLSIALPEGGDRPFAVENVSFEVKPNEVVCLVGESGSGKSMIAHAVLSLLPKSVAVASGVVNVAGHNPVKLDRQALRRLRGGEAAMIFQEPLSSLNPLKRVGKQIEEMIVTHQKPTPSAAEVHERVQQLLTQVGLPNPKLLEKSYPFELSGGQRQRVMIAMAMANRPALLIADEPTTALDVTTQRQILRLIDDLRRDRGMGVLLITHDFGVVADVADRVVVLRHGKVVEQGTVEEVLRRPKADYTRELIDAVPKARLDEIRRTAIHPAPLLEVIGLEKTFRVKRGLLQPPREVVAADGISLILHEGETLAVVGESGSGKSTLGRMIMRLTEPDGGAIRFNGQDLRQLRGEALRQARKQLQIVFQDPFASLDPRQKVGDAIARGPMAYGTSRTEAMEQAKKLLVRVGLNAAAADRYPHEFSGGQRQRICIARALALKPRVLIADEAVSALDVSVQAQVLALLAELRQEMKLAMIFITHDLRIAAEIADRVIVLQKGRIVEEGATAGVFTAPQAAYTRDLLDAIPGRDFFDQPGFASAAGRIPTARMSS; translated from the coding sequence ATGACCGAGGCCGTGCAAGCCAAGTCACCGGTTCTGTCGGTCGAGGGCCTCTCGATCGCGCTGCCCGAAGGCGGCGACCGGCCGTTCGCCGTCGAGAACGTCTCCTTCGAGGTCAAGCCGAACGAAGTCGTCTGCCTCGTCGGCGAGTCCGGCTCGGGCAAGTCGATGATCGCGCATGCGGTGCTGTCGCTGCTGCCGAAGAGCGTCGCGGTCGCCTCCGGTGTCGTGAACGTCGCAGGTCACAACCCGGTCAAGCTCGACCGGCAGGCGCTGCGTCGCCTGCGCGGCGGCGAAGCCGCGATGATCTTCCAGGAGCCGCTGTCTTCGCTGAACCCGCTCAAGCGGGTTGGCAAGCAGATCGAGGAGATGATCGTCACGCATCAGAAGCCGACGCCGTCGGCAGCTGAGGTGCACGAACGCGTGCAGCAGCTGCTGACGCAGGTCGGCCTGCCCAATCCCAAGCTGCTCGAGAAGAGCTATCCGTTCGAGCTGTCCGGCGGCCAACGCCAGCGCGTCATGATCGCGATGGCGATGGCCAACCGGCCGGCGCTCCTGATCGCGGACGAGCCGACCACCGCGCTTGACGTTACCACCCAGCGGCAGATCCTGCGCCTGATCGATGATCTCCGTCGCGACCGCGGCATGGGCGTGCTGCTCATCACCCATGATTTCGGCGTCGTCGCGGATGTTGCCGACCGCGTCGTGGTGCTGCGTCACGGCAAGGTGGTGGAGCAAGGTACGGTCGAAGAGGTTTTGCGAAGACCCAAGGCGGATTACACCCGCGAGTTGATCGATGCAGTGCCGAAGGCGCGGCTCGACGAGATCCGGCGCACGGCGATCCACCCCGCGCCGCTGCTCGAAGTGATTGGTCTCGAGAAGACATTCCGGGTCAAGCGCGGCCTGTTGCAGCCGCCGCGTGAAGTCGTCGCGGCCGACGGTATTTCGTTGATCCTGCACGAAGGCGAGACGCTCGCCGTCGTCGGCGAATCCGGTTCCGGCAAGTCGACGCTCGGGCGCATGATCATGCGCCTGACCGAGCCGGATGGAGGTGCGATCCGCTTCAACGGCCAGGATCTGCGCCAGCTCCGCGGCGAGGCACTGCGCCAGGCGCGAAAGCAGCTCCAGATCGTATTCCAGGATCCGTTTGCCAGCCTTGATCCGCGCCAGAAGGTCGGCGATGCCATTGCGCGTGGGCCGATGGCCTATGGCACGTCGCGCACCGAGGCGATGGAGCAGGCGAAGAAGCTGCTGGTGCGGGTCGGCCTCAATGCCGCTGCGGCGGATCGTTATCCCCACGAATTCTCCGGCGGCCAGCGCCAGCGCATCTGCATTGCGCGAGCGCTGGCGCTCAAGCCGCGTGTGCTCATCGCCGACGAAGCCGTGTCGGCGCTCGACGTCTCGGTCCAGGCTCAGGTGTTGGCCCTACTCGCCGAGCTTCGTCAGGAGATGAAGCTCGCGATGATCTTCATCACCCACGACCTGCGGATCGCCGCCGAGATCGCCGACCGCGTCATCGTGCTCCAAAAGGGGCGCATCGTGGAAGAGGGTGCAACCGCCGGCGTCTTCACCGCACCGCAAGCAGCGTACACACGCGACCTGCTCGATGCGATCCCGGGCCGCGACTTCTTCGATCAGCCCGGCTTTGCCAGTGCGGCCGGCCGAATTCCGACAGCAAGGATGAGTTCATGA
- a CDS encoding ABC transporter permease, whose translation MIRLGSAATIGLMALGRIAQLVAVILAIATFNFVLVRAAPGDPAQVMAGQSGASDPKLLDDLRKEYGLDKPYAVQLASYLGRVVRLDLGYSYRQRRAVVDLIMERLPATLLLTVTAFCLALLIGTTLGALAGLTAGSLLDTIFTVLSLVLYATPVFWLGLMLVLVFSVTLGWLPPFGYETINVKLSPLEHALDIAKHMIMPVTSLAAIYLAIYARLMRSSIIEVAQQDFIKTARAKGLSGPSIVIGHMLRNALVPVVTVAGMQAGALVGGAVVIETVFAWPGLGRLTFDALLQRDYPVLLGIFLILSIVVIVLNLLTDLIYKLIDPRMTTGAA comes from the coding sequence GTGATCCGTCTCGGCAGCGCGGCGACGATCGGGCTGATGGCACTGGGCAGGATTGCTCAACTGGTCGCCGTCATCCTCGCTATCGCCACCTTCAACTTCGTGCTGGTGCGGGCCGCCCCGGGCGATCCCGCCCAGGTCATGGCGGGACAATCAGGCGCGTCGGATCCAAAACTGCTTGATGATCTGCGGAAAGAATATGGCTTAGACAAGCCCTATGCCGTGCAGCTTGCAAGCTATCTCGGTCGCGTTGTCAGGCTCGACCTCGGTTATTCCTATCGCCAGCGCCGCGCGGTGGTCGACCTCATCATGGAACGGCTCCCGGCGACGCTGCTGTTGACGGTGACGGCCTTCTGCCTCGCGCTGTTGATTGGGACGACGCTCGGCGCGCTTGCGGGACTGACAGCGGGCAGTCTGCTCGACACGATCTTCACCGTGCTGTCGCTGGTGCTCTATGCGACGCCGGTATTCTGGCTCGGGCTGATGCTGGTGCTGGTCTTCTCCGTGACGCTCGGCTGGCTGCCGCCATTCGGCTATGAGACCATAAACGTCAAGCTTTCGCCGTTGGAGCATGCGCTGGACATTGCAAAGCACATGATCATGCCGGTAACCTCGCTGGCGGCGATTTATCTCGCGATCTATGCCCGGCTGATGCGCTCCTCGATCATCGAGGTTGCCCAGCAGGACTTCATCAAGACCGCGCGCGCCAAGGGCCTGTCCGGCCCGAGCATCGTCATCGGCCACATGCTGCGCAACGCGCTGGTGCCTGTCGTCACGGTGGCCGGCATGCAGGCCGGCGCGCTGGTCGGCGGCGCTGTCGTGATCGAGACCGTATTCGCCTGGCCGGGGCTCGGCCGACTCACCTTCGACGCTTTGCTCCAGCGTGACTATCCCGTGCTGCTCGGTATCTTTCTGATCCTGTCGATCGTCGTGATCGTGCTCAACTTGCTGACCGACCTGATTTACAAGCTGATCGATCCCCGCATGACGACGGGCGCGGCCTGA
- a CDS encoding ArgE/DapE family deacylase, producing the protein MTDDLSLPAGARERIEAAVDAAFDKQIDTTIAFTAIPSTRAAEAPCQDMFAKLLRDRGYEVDDWVIRQDDLKTLPGYGPVETDFTRARSVVGTYRPAKEEGRSLILQGHCDVVPAGPLDMWERPPFQPTVEDGWLYGRGAGDMKSGTISALYALDAIKAAGYKSKGRIHLQSVIEEESTGLGALSTLQRGYRADVCILPEPTDEKLMRAQVGVIWFRLKVRGIPVHVARAGTGSNAIKAAIHLIQKLEGLEAEWNERAKTHPSFKSVDHPLNFNPGIIKGGDWASSVPAWCDVDCRIGVLPGWKIADAQAEILDFVAKAAGSHPFLANNPPEIVWSGFLSPGYEATEIQESEAVLAPVYEHVFGRKLTSFSSTALTDARFYGLDFGVPAFCFGARMEGAHGFNERVDLASVRRVTKALALFTAGWCGIETR; encoded by the coding sequence ATGACCGACGATCTTTCCCTTCCCGCCGGCGCGCGCGAGCGCATCGAGGCCGCCGTGGATGCCGCTTTCGACAAGCAGATCGACACGACCATTGCGTTCACGGCCATCCCGAGCACGCGCGCGGCGGAAGCGCCGTGCCAGGACATGTTCGCAAAGCTGCTGCGGGATCGCGGCTATGAGGTCGACGACTGGGTCATCAGACAGGACGATCTGAAGACGCTGCCGGGTTATGGCCCGGTGGAGACCGATTTCACGCGCGCGCGCTCCGTCGTCGGCACCTATCGGCCGGCGAAGGAGGAGGGCCGATCGCTGATCCTGCAGGGGCATTGCGACGTGGTGCCGGCAGGCCCGCTCGACATGTGGGAACGGCCGCCGTTCCAGCCGACGGTCGAGGATGGCTGGCTCTATGGCCGCGGCGCCGGTGACATGAAGTCTGGCACCATCTCGGCGCTCTACGCGCTCGATGCGATCAAGGCAGCCGGCTACAAGTCCAAGGGCCGCATCCACCTGCAATCCGTGATCGAGGAGGAGAGCACCGGCCTCGGCGCGCTGTCGACGCTCCAGCGCGGTTATCGCGCCGATGTCTGCATCCTGCCCGAGCCGACCGACGAGAAGCTGATGCGCGCCCAGGTCGGCGTGATCTGGTTCCGCCTCAAGGTGCGCGGCATACCCGTCCATGTCGCGCGTGCCGGCACCGGCTCGAATGCGATCAAGGCCGCCATTCACCTGATCCAGAAGCTCGAAGGCCTTGAAGCCGAGTGGAACGAGCGTGCCAAAACGCATCCCTCCTTCAAGTCGGTCGATCATCCCCTCAACTTCAATCCCGGCATCATCAAGGGCGGAGACTGGGCCTCCAGCGTTCCCGCCTGGTGCGATGTCGACTGCCGCATCGGCGTCCTGCCGGGCTGGAAGATCGCCGACGCCCAGGCCGAAATCCTGGATTTCGTCGCGAAGGCGGCGGGCTCACATCCGTTCCTCGCCAACAACCCGCCGGAGATCGTCTGGTCCGGCTTCCTGTCGCCGGGCTATGAGGCGACCGAGATTCAGGAGAGCGAAGCCGTTCTGGCGCCGGTCTACGAGCACGTGTTTGGCCGCAAGCTGACCAGCTTCTCGTCCACCGCGTTGACCGATGCCCGCTTCTACGGGCTCGACTTCGGCGTCCCCGCCTTCTGTTTCGGTGCCAGGATGGAGGGTGCACACGGCTTCAACGAGCGCGTCGATCTTGCTTCGGTCAGGCGCGTCACCAAGGCGCTCGCGCTGTTTACCGCGGGTTGGTGCGGCATCGAGACCAGGTAA